Genomic segment of Panicum virgatum strain AP13 chromosome 2K, P.virgatum_v5, whole genome shotgun sequence:
GTGCTGCTGGGCTTTTAATTTGGATTTGGATGGATTGTCAATCCTGTTGCGGCAAATGAAATGCGTGGCTTAAATGGACCGTTTTGATTTGGCAAGCGgaggcccaaattcaaatttctctGGGCCTTCTTCTCTCTGTTCTTCTTTCTTATCCTAAAATAATCTAACATGATTTCGGCATCTTGGTGGCCTCTCAATCTCACGAAACGGCGCCCTCGAGTAAAAGTTTTCTTCTCACGGCAAAAGGGATCGAGACCTCTTTCATGCTTGCTGATTGAGTGAAATGCCAGCACCAGCAGCATCTTGTTGGTCCGTCAGAGAGATAACGACTTGCATTTGGCGTGCCCAATTGGCCACTGCGGAGGTAAAAAGTTGGGTGAAAGGTGTAAAATCTGCTGATGAAACAGAAATTAAAAGACTCGTAGTCCAGTTGGAGCTACCCTTTTTCAGGCCGTAACTAGTTGGTATAAAGTTAGATCACTGAAACTTTTACGCTATGCCGCCAAATTCGCCTTTCCCCGCCCGGGGAAAAAAAATTGGGATATTGGACTCATGATCAGCGCTTTCTCACCAATCAATCATCCCAACCCCAATCAGGAGCCATCCTCAGTGAGCAAGCAGATTGCCTTTAGTTTTCTACAATTTCTTGGCCCATGTTGGGGAGCTGAGAGCCACTGTGCTGAGTGAGAGTGTGATGAAGAGTCCTCCCAAAAGAAGACGGTCGAGCAACTGTGCGCGATAAAAAAAGGATCGAGTCGCTAGTAGGGCAAGTAGTGTAGGATGTGGTTGTTTGCGAAGCGTCCACGTAGACCTCCATTAGAGCagctgagagggagagagagatttGGAGCATGCGGCGGCAACTGTGGGTGTGGATGGTGAATCATCCCTGCTGACTTTTAGTGCGCGATGGGGCAGCAGCATTCGGAGCCCCTCCAGCACTGGATGGACGGATGGATAGGCAGTCCAAGTTGCTGGATTTTGGCAATCATGGGTTCGGATTCTTGTGGACTCCATCGGTATCATTCCGATTTGATCCGGCCGGTATGCATGTCCGTTCATACTACATCCCAATGGGAATGGGTCCATGCATGCTGCAAGAAGCTCTTTCCTGTTCTAGATCATTGATTGGAGTCTCCTGAAAAAAGGAGGACCAATACCTTCAGCACATTCAGAATCAGATGTAGCACATCGTCCCAGGGCAGGTGCTTCAATTCTGGGAATAAATTAAAACCGCCACAATGCCGAACGAATCTTAAAAGGATCGATTCAAGTAAATCTTTGGGAGTACAGTATATTTTCATTTTGTATGGATAAAGGGTGCGATCAACGTGAGAGGTTCTTTTAAATTTCTTCTTCTCGGAGAAGCTAGCATGCATTTCCTGCGGGAATCAAGGCACAAGCGatagcacacacacacacacacaccacgcACCTAATAAAAATGCTCGCGCTTTATTTGCTTGGAATTACTTTCGCCGCAAATGAACCCGGCCGGCTTTTGGTCCCGTCCCGTCACGTAATGCGGATCGATGTGCCACCAGATCGTGGAGCTTACTGTTGTGAGAAGGAATGGAATGAGTGAGTGTGATTGTGGGAAGGGCACACACGGCCATCTAAGGTCCTGATGTTTGGACGATccatggactaaactttagaggtccaaagtttagtccatTAGGTGATGCAAATAGGTGGACTAAAGTTTGCTTTCACCCCAACTAAAAATTTAGTCTATTAGTTCATACAACCCACCTAATATTGGGACTAAAGCTTAGTTCCACCTATTTATGTGTTTCAAATGCATGGTTTCCCGCCTAATAGTCCATGGTTCCAAATAGAGATATGACTGAAAGTTAGTTAGCTAATACTGAGTCATCCAAACGGGCCGGACACAAAAATGATGATGTCTTAGCTAATCCTATATATTAATTATTCTGAAATCTCTTTTCTGAGGTGGTCAATGCTGTTGGCTGCCGAGTTCTGCTGCACGTCCGGTGTCCTTTCTGGATGGCACCGAAAATTTCTGTTGCAGCTATAGCGGCGGCCGCGCGTATACACAATAGATGCATGGGACCATGCATGCGTGCATTGTGGTCGTGGTGGGCTCGGAAAACACATGATCTATTGAACAATATatgcggcgcgggcgggcggccgcTCGATGGAAATAAGTCAGTGGCAGCAACGAGCGTGTAGTGGTCCCATATATGAATCATGCCGGCCGACAAAGAATTTTTAGCGTATAGAGAGGTGGCTGCGTTCTGCAACTTTACTTGTGTCACCATTTCTTGTCATCTCTTGATTTCACAGGGATGAGGGATCGGCAACACACCTGACTGATTGTCGGCCGGCAtgattcatatatatatatatatatatcatgtgGATTAATTACTAGTTGTGTAGCCAAAGTTTTCTATGAGTCATTAGCTAGCGATGCTTATATATATCTACCAaactttatatatttttttgtacGATCCATTCATCTCAATATCCCTAGAGATAAAGAGGACCCACGGCCGGCCCTGATGGTTGGTGTGCTAGCTAGTAGTGAACTCAATTAAAAGCTGACACGATGCACGGACCACGCAAGCTGCCACACGGAGCCACGTGTGTGTCGTCGTCAGTCAACGTCAACACGTACGTATCTTTGTTATTACTCCTTCCATTGCTCTCGCTCCTTGTCTGAAAGTTACTGCAAAAAAACACGAAACAAAGATGCGGCCGGGCCGGACACAAAAAGGATGGCCATGCACAGGGTTAATAATTTTGGCGAAATTTCGGCAGAATTTCGGTAAAATTTTTGTTTCCGTTAGTTACCGTATCGAGAagtgaaatttcggtatttttcgttaaattttgtttcaaaattcaaaaattcaaaaaaaattgtaaaaaatatgataaaaaattagGTGCTTTTTTGAGCGAGTAGCACTTGAAATCGTTCAAATATAAGTTGGTTTAGTTGGTTAAAATCACTAAATGGGTTCGGACCCGTTAGCGGATTTCGGTGATTTCCCGGTGAGAAACCGGTGAAATTGACCGGATTTCTCCGCGGCTCCAGGAACTTAAGGTAtgagaagtttttttttatgttgaTGTTTGTTGATGTCGATCTAAGTTAGTTGCTGGCTATCAGTTGCTGGCTACTTTAACGTGCAGATATGGGACAAGCAGTTCTAATATTAGCGAAGACAGGAAATACCGAACAACTTTTCATTCGGTGCGTTGTTTGTTTAATCGGTTAAGCTCATCCCATTGGTAATGCTTATCCATCTCAGCAACGCTTTTGTTTGAGCCAGCATGCATAGGTGAGATAGAGTGCTCACCTTTCCACTGAGCTTGTGaagtgatgtgtgtgtgtgtgtgtttaaaataaaaaagattcgTGTATTTCTTGGTATATatagctagatttaatttaaTCGTCCTATGCACGGCACTGGTCATCCCAGTGATAATATACTATTGAATTTGTTGATGTTAGTGCAAAAAAAATAacaagaaataaaataaaatgcagTACCATTTAGGTTCTATGAGGTACATATGTTGTCACATGTCCCACCCTTTTCACTTGGACTAAGCAAACTAGCTGGATTAGTGATTCTATGCTTGCGGAACCATGTTTTTAGCTTGGTGTAtaagaaataattttttttaccttcAACAGAAGTGTACGTAGTGTGGGTCCCTTTCATAGCCATGAAAAAATATACTCGATCGAGTAACTGTCGACACTACAAGGAGTAATTTACCGCTAACATGCAGGCTTTGTGGTGGTTTTGTTAGGTCCGACGATCATTTAGtagtttttctttctttgacGTGTGTTGAAGACATTGGCTAGCAATTAGTACAATCTGATCTTTGTCCTAATCATCCCAAGGCACACAGGAATATCCAAAGTTTCTCCTCATCAGGTTGGTCAAGGCTCTTTATAGCTTTGCCTATcaagaatccaaccaaatccaTGTTATGACCACGTTTGCATCTTCCATTGGTGGTTCAGTTTTCTTTCACATTTATTCTATACACTACATCAAACCAGAATTGCCTTGGCTGCCAAAAACTGCCAAGGAAAGTGCCAAAACCGCCAAGAAAATGATCCTTGGCGGCCAGCCGCCAAGCAAAATCTGCCAAGAATAAAGAGCCAAGGAAATTCAATTTCCTTGGCTGCCGGCCGCCATGGATTATTTTTTTGGCGGATTGACCGCCAAGCAAAGTAGGGCAGCGTCCAAATTGCAACTGCGCCAAGAAATTATTACAACCGCCAAGGATACAACTTTCCTTAGCGGTCGTCGACAGCCAAGAATACAACTTTTCTTGGCGGTCATCAATAGCCAAGAATACAACTTTCCTTGGCGGTCATTGACAGCCAAGGAAAATATTTTCCTTGACAGGCCTCGATGTTTCCTTGGCTGCCAACCGCCAAGAAAATGCATAAagctaataaaaaaattaatggtACCAGCTAATAGCAACATAATATTGTTGGATCCATAGGTAATTCAAATTGCATCCATCAAACATCCGGTCCATATAAGTTCCATTGATCAAGGTAGTGACCGGCAACATATCATTATTCTTCCAATAATATTACAGGAACAACATATGGCACGTAAAACAAATACATTGTTGCATATTTATCTTGGGGTAGCCAAATTATGGCACCAACTGCCATCAGTCATCAGGGGAAAGAATATTACCCATAAACAATTAAAGATGAGGATAGTCATTGTAAAAAAGTATAGCAGTTATGGTAACTTAGAGAAGTTGATAATTAACTCTCAGCCTTCTCAACAATCACCTGCATTGCACAAATCAATACAAGTTAGACAAAAGTAACCATGACAATACAATGGTACAAAATGTTTGAAATCAGTGCTGGGATATAGAACTATTGCTGTGAAACAGACTCTTAATTAACAAAGTCTCAAATGCTGCTAAGTGCAAATTTACCTTATCTTCTTCTAAAGGAGAAGAAAATGTACCATAAATTGCCAGGTAGGAAATAGTAACAAATTGACATAAATCAATTGACATAAATGGTAGTACAGCTGTTCTGCTAGGAAATAGTAACAAATTGACATAAATCATCATAGTTACTACACCTAAATGCAGCTTGTAAGAGTTACATTGTGCAGTGTGAACTGAAAACCAGCATGACAGTGTGCCTTTGGATTCAGTCTAGAAAACTTATTATTTGATAAAAGTAACTAGATGTTGACAGAAGCACCATTCCCACTTGTGGCATTTTCCCCCCAACCAATAACTCGTAGTTATTTCAGAATTCAAGTTTGAAGCGGCCAGATCGTGAACAAGCTCATCATAAGAGAGGATCTTGTAGGAAGTCCTGCAAATCCTATTACTAGATCCAAGATGCAGTCATAAAAGAATAAGTGCTACTTATACTAGATCCGAGATGCATTGGAAAAATAAATAACAGGCAAGTACTACTAATACTCGTTCCTCACTGCTCGGCCTCTAGTACACAATAAGAAATCAAGTATTCAAGTACTCAGACTATTAATTGCTAGCGAAATATAGAAGGTATAATTAGCAAAACTAATACCTCTCTTCGTCAGCACATGGCCCTCGATGTGGAGACGACCGACCAGCCTAGGCCTCACAGGCTCGCACTTCCGCACCCGCACGTCCGCAGCTAGCCGGCTCCGGTAGTTGCGTTGGCGTCGCGCAATTGCGCGGTGCCGCTGTCTGGAGTCCAGCTGAGTTGGGGATGACCCCGCGGTTGCCTGgctggtggccgccgccgccttgcggcAGTGAGGGAGTGGGGGTGGGGGCCACGACCGCCATCGACGGCCTCCGTGGGGAGCCCAAGCGGTGGCCAAGGAGCCCACAACACCCCGCATCTCCAGCAA
This window contains:
- the LOC120696053 gene encoding uncharacterized protein LOC120696053 → MAALRLGLDAASQPCCVLARGALLEMRGVVGSLATAWAPHGGRRWRSWPPPPLPHCRKAAAATSQATAGSSPTQLDSRQRHRAIARRQRNYRSRLAADVRVRKCEPVRPRLVGRLHIEGHVLTKRGDC